Proteins co-encoded in one Longimicrobiales bacterium genomic window:
- a CDS encoding helix-turn-helix domain-containing protein: MLKSGMQKNGADTRERLLDAAEQLYLERGYGATSVEAVVEAAGLTKGALFHHFPTKHDLALALVERYATSDRRMLEQTIARAERLSRDPVQQVLLMVGLAEEALSNLPLERTGCLFASFGYQAALFDEQVHTLIRRELLVWRELVAARLRAAMAQQPPRLDVTADELADGLVAAIEGGFVLARGLREAALLPGQLRQFRNYLELLFGVGSLVVAPPPASAAPEAEISAT; encoded by the coding sequence ATGTTAAAGTCCGGCATGCAGAAGAACGGGGCGGACACGCGCGAGCGGCTGCTGGACGCCGCGGAGCAGCTGTACCTGGAGCGCGGGTACGGCGCGACGTCCGTTGAGGCCGTGGTGGAGGCGGCGGGCCTGACCAAGGGCGCACTGTTCCACCACTTCCCCACCAAGCATGACCTCGCCCTCGCGCTGGTCGAGCGCTATGCGACGAGCGACCGTCGCATGCTGGAGCAGACCATCGCGCGAGCGGAGCGGCTGAGCAGGGACCCCGTTCAGCAGGTGCTGCTGATGGTGGGGCTGGCGGAGGAGGCGCTGTCGAACCTGCCGCTCGAGCGAACGGGCTGTCTCTTCGCATCCTTCGGCTACCAGGCAGCGCTGTTCGACGAGCAGGTACACACGCTGATCCGGCGCGAGCTGCTCGTCTGGCGGGAGCTGGTCGCTGCCCGGCTGCGGGCTGCGATGGCGCAGCAGCCACCGCGCCTGGATGTGACAGCCGACGAGCTGGCGGACGGCCTGGTCGCCGCGATCGAGGGCGGCTTCGTGCTGGCGCGCGGGCTGCGGGAAGCTGCCCTGCTGCCCGGTCAGCTGCGGCAGTTCCGGAACTATCTCGAGCTGCTCTTCGGTGTTGGCTCGCTCGTCGTGGCGCCGCCTCCCGCATCCGCGGCACCTGAAGCGGAAATCTCCGCAACCTGA